From Corallococcus caeni:
AGATGTTGAGGCGCGAGAAGCGCACCTTGGCGCGCGGCAGGTGGTCATACGCGCCGAGCACGAGCACGCGCGGGACGCGGATGGTGCGGTCGATGGTGGTGATGCTGTCCTGGGTGGCGCTGAGGGCGGCCCAGTCCTCGAACTCATACAGGCGGTACTGCTCGTCGATGGCTTTGGCGACGCCCTGATACAGCAGGGAAAAAGCCCGTTTGACCGACGTCACGTGAACCGGCTGGTAGTACCGGTTTAAAACGAGCACGGCGCTGTTGATCATGGCTGGTTTCCCGAACGGGCGGCCGCCACAGCCTGCGCGACCTGCCCCAGGTCCTCCTCTGAGAGACATCGGACGTCGAGAACAACCTCGTCATCCGCAATCCTGCCAATAACGGGCACCTCGGCTTCGCGCAGACGTTCCAGGAATACTTTCGGCGCTTCTACGGTGAGGCTGCAAGCGTAGGAAGGCAACCGGGCCAGAGGCATGGCACCTCCACCCACCTGTCCATCCACGGACACGACCCGGCCCACGACGCCGCGCGCCGCGAGCAGGGCCGCCAGCCGTTCGGCACGGGCTTGCAACAAAGCTGGCTGCTGGGTGAGCAGGCTTTGGGTGGGGACCGCGTCCGGGCGGCCATCCCGGTACAGCTCCAGCGTCGCCTCCAGGGCCGCGACCGTCATCTTGTCGACACGCAGCGCGCGTGTGAGCGGGTGGGATTTGATGCGCTGGAGCAGGTCCCCGCGGCCGACGATGACGCCTGCCTGGGGGCCCCCGAGGAGCTTGTCGCCGGAGAAGGCAACGACGTCCGCGCCGTCGCGGATGGCCTGGCCCACGGTGGGCTCCGGAGTGAGGCCCGGGCCGGACAGCGGCACGAGCGCGCCGGAGCCCAGGTCCTGGAAGACGGGCACGTCACGGGAGCGTCCCAGTTCGGTGAGTTCCGCGAGGGACGCCTCTTCCGTGAAGCCGACGAGCGCGAAGTTGGAGCGGTGGACCTTCACGATGAGGCCGGTGTCCGGGGTCAAGGCGTTGGCGTAGTCCGCGCGGCGGGTGCGGTTGGTGGTGCCGACCTCCACGAGCTTCGCGCCGGACTGGCGCATGACGTCCGGGATGCGGAAGCCACCGCCGATTTCGACGAGCTCACCGCGGGACACGACGCACTCACGGCCGGAGGCCAGCGCGGCGAGGACGAGCAGCACGGCGCCCGCGCAGTTGTTGACGACGATGGCGTCCTCCGCGCCCGTGAGCGTGCGCAGGTGGCCGATGAGGGGCGCGTAGCGGCTGCCGCGCTCCCCTTCATCCAGGTCGTATTCGAGGTTGGAGTAGCCGCGCGCCACGGCCACGACACGCTCCACGGCTTCCGGGGCGAGCGGCGCTCGGCCCAGGTTCGTGTGGAGCACGACACCCGTGGCGTTGATCACGCGCCGCAGGTTCGGCGTGGCCAGGGACGAGAGCGCCGCCTCCACGTCCGCGTCCTCGAAGGGACGCGGGTCTCCCGCGAGCAGCCTGGAGCGCACGCGTTCGACGGCGAGCCGCAGGGCCGCTACTGCACGGGCATGAGGAAGATTCGCGAGCCGGGGCTCCAACGACGGCCGCCGCAGGAGTTGTTCAATGGAGGGAAGGCCACGCAGGAGCGCGTTCTTGCCTTCGGGGGGGTTCGACACGGCACCCATGGCTCCGGA
This genomic window contains:
- the selA gene encoding L-seryl-tRNA(Sec) selenium transferase, with translation MGAVSNPPEGKNALLRGLPSIEQLLRRPSLEPRLANLPHARAVAALRLAVERVRSRLLAGDPRPFEDADVEAALSSLATPNLRRVINATGVVLHTNLGRAPLAPEAVERVVAVARGYSNLEYDLDEGERGSRYAPLIGHLRTLTGAEDAIVVNNCAGAVLLVLAALASGRECVVSRGELVEIGGGFRIPDVMRQSGAKLVEVGTTNRTRRADYANALTPDTGLIVKVHRSNFALVGFTEEASLAELTELGRSRDVPVFQDLGSGALVPLSGPGLTPEPTVGQAIRDGADVVAFSGDKLLGGPQAGVIVGRGDLLQRIKSHPLTRALRVDKMTVAALEATLELYRDGRPDAVPTQSLLTQQPALLQARAERLAALLAARGVVGRVVSVDGQVGGGAMPLARLPSYACSLTVEAPKVFLERLREAEVPVIGRIADDEVVLDVRCLSEEDLGQVAQAVAAARSGNQP